Within Pyramidobacter piscolens W5455, the genomic segment ATTCATGTACGGCACGGGCGGTTCCTCCGACTCCGACAATCAGCGCACCGGCGATTTCGTGGTCGCCAAGGTCAACGGCGAAGAGCTGCGCATCAGCCAGCTGCAGGAGCACCTGCGTTCGTTCGTCGAGCGCAACGGCATCCGCGACCTCTCCGACAAACAGATGCCGCTCATTTACAAAGCCGTGTTCGATGAAATGGTGTCCAACCGCGCCGTCATCGACGAAGTCGCTCGTCTGAAAATCAGCGCCCCCGCCGACGACGTCGACAGACAGCTGAAAGAGGTCGAGAATCAGTACGTGACCAAAGAAGCCTTCATGCAGACGCTGAAGAACCAGGGCAGCAGCCTCGAACAGGTCAAAGCCGAGATCGCCCGCCAGCTGGCCATCAACAAAATGCTGGAAGACGTTTCCGGCGGCGTGGTCGTCTCCGACGACGAGATCAAAACCCTGTACGACGCGCTGCGCGGCAACTTCACGCTGCCGGCCGGCATCGAAGCCGACTTTGTCCAGCTGAAGAGCAAGGAGGCCGCCGACAAATTCGCCGAAGAGGTGAAGGCCGACAAAGACTGGGACAAAGCCCTTACGATCGTCTCGGCCGACGTTGTCCAAGCGACCTCGAACGACGTTCACGAGCGCATTGCCGCGATGGAAATGGTCGGCAAGCTCGAGCCCATTTCCGCGCTGAACGACGGCGAAATCTCCGCTCCCATCGAGATCACCAGCCAGGATTATTTCGTCGTCCACCGCATCAAAGCCGTCTCGGAAGACGTGCGTCCCCTCTCCGAAGTCTCCGACGGAATCAAGACGATGCTCCTTCAGAGCAAAAAAGTGGAAGCCCAGCGCAACTACATCAAGGGGCTGACCGATAAGATGAACGTGGAAATCGTCGCCCCAGAACTCTTCACCGTCACGAGCGACGACGTTCCGCCTGGCGATGCCCTCCCCGATGAAAAGCTGGACGGGCTCAAGCCGGCTTTCATTGAGGATGCGGCGGACAAAGCCGCGGCTCCGGCCGCCGCGAAGTAGCCGGCATTCAAAGTATTCAAAAGGCCGATAGGAAAGAATTCTCTCCTATCGGCCTTTGATGTTGCGAAATCCAGGCGGCGCCGGACTCGGGAAAAATCCACGCGTCCGGCGCCGCTTTCGTTTCCCGTCCGTCGCGGATCGTTTACGCATATACGACCGGCGCCGTATTCACGACCATAGCCTTGCGCTTCTGCGAAGAGCCGTACGTGATCCGGTCCGTCTCTCCCAGGGAAATATTCGACGTGCTCAGGCGTTCCATGGAATGTTCGATCAGAATATTGCCGCACAACTGATAACATCTTTTCGACCAGAGATCGACATACTCGATCGTTCCTTCATACGAGCGGCCGTTCTCGGCAGGCTCCAGCTTCATGAACTTGATCAGAAGCTGAAGCATCTCCTTGCCGCGCACATGGTAACGCGCCAGCCGCAGCGGCGTCCAGCCTTTGGCGTTCGTCGCCATCGGATCCGCGCCGTGCTCGAGCAGCGTCTGCACGACGTGAAGATCCTTCGTCCA encodes:
- a CDS encoding ankyrin repeat domain-containing protein, with amino-acid sequence MADDEKSVATAEGQAEPGKDFWTLCVKGTVDEIKEKVAAERIDVTQPFHDGITPLYLAAQNNSLAVVQYFLDAGADVNARTTGEYGDTILHAAVWTKDLHVVQTLLEHGADPMATNAKGWTPLRLARYHVRGKEMLQLLIKFMKLEPAENGRSYEGTIEYVDLWSKRCYQLCGNILIEHSMERLSTSNISLGETDRITYGSSQKRKAMVVNTAPVVYA
- a CDS encoding SurA N-terminal domain-containing protein; the protein is MQILTALRTQIKWILALFIVIFTASVGFMYGTGGSSDSDNQRTGDFVVAKVNGEELRISQLQEHLRSFVERNGIRDLSDKQMPLIYKAVFDEMVSNRAVIDEVARLKISAPADDVDRQLKEVENQYVTKEAFMQTLKNQGSSLEQVKAEIARQLAINKMLEDVSGGVVVSDDEIKTLYDALRGNFTLPAGIEADFVQLKSKEAADKFAEEVKADKDWDKALTIVSADVVQATSNDVHERIAAMEMVGKLEPISALNDGEISAPIEITSQDYFVVHRIKAVSEDVRPLSEVSDGIKTMLLQSKKVEAQRNYIKGLTDKMNVEIVAPELFTVTSDDVPPGDALPDEKLDGLKPAFIEDAADKAAAPAAAK